In Deltaproteobacteria bacterium, one DNA window encodes the following:
- a CDS encoding ATP-binding protein produces the protein MRLLAKNPADRFYGNARSVINALLTHSPDAFADRSHARGSYLTPEGNRHIGREREQEKLHGWVTDLIQNPKAQPPIIAICGEEGMGKTHLLEKLKQSAEQKSGSGIK, from the coding sequence TTGAGGCTTCTCGCCAAAAATCCCGCGGACCGATTTTACGGTAACGCGCGCTCCGTCATCAACGCCCTTCTCACCCATTCTCCCGATGCCTTTGCCGACCGCTCTCATGCCCGAGGGTCTTATCTTACGCCGGAGGGAAACCGGCACATTGGCCGTGAGCGCGAGCAGGAAAAACTGCACGGCTGGGTTACCGATCTGATCCAAAACCCCAAGGCTCAGCCCCCGATCATCGCCATCTGCGGAGAGGAAGGTATGGGAAAAACGCATTTGTTGGAAAAACTCAAACAGAGTGCGGAACAAAAAAGTGGAAGTGGGATAAAGTAA
- a CDS encoding serine/threonine-protein phosphatase: MELKSYGLTDQGDRPNNEDTFLTNDRLGAYLLCDGMGGPAGGDFASFFASRQVMDTLVKASEMQISKKKISGEETLDPYPDDAKQDTPESYLEYAVWQTNQQFHRVAAKKANDGQKMGTTLVGFWFLKDKIWSLNVGDSRAYGLWDNHLFRLTRDDCWVEEQILMGQIDPEEAHRYRSKITKAVGTNPYVNPQINSHPIPYSGGRFLLCSDGFYDHVPSDEIAKLMPLSNLEEAAKKMIEKAVELGKAKQAEKKVKVRDNITVLVIDLKMYGIARPEEDTLNFE; this comes from the coding sequence ATGGAACTCAAAAGCTACGGGTTGACCGATCAGGGTGATCGGCCGAACAATGAGGATACTTTTTTAACCAATGACCGTCTCGGTGCCTATCTTTTGTGTGACGGCATGGGTGGTCCGGCCGGCGGTGACTTCGCCAGTTTTTTCGCATCCAGACAGGTGATGGATACACTGGTCAAGGCATCTGAAATGCAGATTTCAAAAAAAAAGATTTCCGGGGAAGAGACTTTGGATCCTTATCCTGACGATGCCAAACAAGACACTCCCGAATCTTATCTTGAATATGCCGTTTGGCAGACAAACCAACAGTTTCACCGCGTGGCGGCCAAAAAAGCAAATGACGGCCAAAAAATGGGGACCACGCTGGTCGGTTTCTGGTTTTTGAAAGACAAAATTTGGTCTCTGAACGTCGGCGATTCAAGGGCCTATGGTCTCTGGGATAATCATCTCTTCCGCCTGACGCGGGATGACTGCTGGGTTGAAGAACAGATTTTGATGGGGCAAATAGATCCCGAAGAAGCCCATCGTTATCGAAGCAAAATAACCAAAGCCGTCGGCACCAATCCCTATGTAAACCCTCAAATCAATTCCCATCCGATTCCCTATTCCGGGGGGCGATTTCTCCTTTGCAGTGACGGTTTCTACGATCATGTACCCTCAGACGAGATTGCCAAACTAATGCCTCTTTCCAATCTGGAGGAGGCCGCGAAAAAAATGATCGAAAAAGCCGTTGAATTGGGAAAGGCAAAACAGGCTGAAAAGAAAGTCAAGGTCAGGGACAACATCACCGTTTTAGTGATTGACCTGAAGATGTATGGCATCGCCCGCCCCGAAGAAGACACATTAAATTTCGAGTAG
- a CDS encoding HAMP domain-containing histidine kinase, producing MAKKIYFLKHVQSGRCFTVTASSFDEAVRRTFDENLLNWKCESVEELKLEALCKLCEYPIDPEDSIVVQEEGDVAGEEVHRCCPVCVDCGDYLGDARERHASNASTPSWNMGFHYCLKDAFKHGLIDNAPLTAPVVPETHPAEKRLKEWTEVMDQMAHDLKGALTFLGLYIDMFSETKAEFAAKEKDCRKTAKESYDKIVELIASIRDYARASQLRYKANDFVDVVKKTIAELSAQAARQNVILHYAGPEYLVGIFDSEKVGRILTNLCVNALQAIEKPSGSIFISVLHNEHAVWIDVTDTGKGIAEEHLHKVFLKKFTHGKKGGTGLGLSFCKQIVEAHGGSIGVSSRPGEGTTFSLVFPLSAVLLAEKIVYPLSRKEVLRAFLLDDECPQWEVWMQTWHEKYGEENISLMDAQDCLPSGFGAEVTLDPNKFS from the coding sequence GTGGCAAAGAAAATCTATTTTTTAAAACACGTTCAAAGCGGCCGGTGTTTCACGGTAACGGCGTCCAGTTTTGACGAGGCCGTCCGCCGGACATTCGATGAAAATCTGCTCAATTGGAAATGCGAATCGGTGGAAGAATTGAAATTGGAGGCTCTTTGCAAGCTGTGTGAATATCCGATTGACCCTGAAGATTCCATCGTTGTGCAGGAAGAGGGAGATGTTGCGGGGGAGGAGGTGCACCGTTGTTGCCCCGTCTGCGTTGACTGCGGCGATTATCTGGGCGATGCTAGGGAACGCCATGCTTCGAACGCCTCTACCCCTTCATGGAACATGGGTTTCCACTATTGCCTCAAAGACGCTTTCAAACATGGACTCATTGATAACGCTCCTCTCACTGCTCCCGTTGTGCCGGAAACCCATCCCGCCGAAAAGCGCCTCAAGGAATGGACGGAGGTGATGGATCAAATGGCACACGATTTGAAAGGGGCCCTTACTTTTTTGGGTCTCTACATTGACATGTTTTCCGAAACGAAGGCGGAATTTGCGGCAAAGGAAAAAGATTGCAGGAAAACCGCGAAGGAATCCTACGACAAGATCGTGGAACTGATTGCCAGCATCAGGGATTATGCGCGAGCTAGTCAGCTTCGTTACAAGGCGAATGACTTTGTGGATGTCGTCAAAAAAACTATCGCGGAATTGTCGGCACAGGCCGCAAGGCAGAATGTGATTCTACATTACGCGGGTCCGGAATATCTCGTCGGAATTTTTGACTCGGAAAAAGTGGGAAGGATTCTGACCAACCTTTGCGTCAACGCTCTTCAAGCCATCGAAAAACCGTCCGGTTCCATCTTCATTTCCGTCCTGCACAACGAACATGCAGTCTGGATTGACGTGACCGATACGGGGAAGGGAATTGCCGAGGAACATCTCCACAAGGTGTTTCTCAAAAAATTTACGCACGGCAAAAAGGGTGGAACGGGTTTAGGTCTTTCTTTCTGCAAACAGATTGTGGAAGCACATGGCGGTTCCATCGGTGTTTCCAGCCGGCCCGGAGAGGGAACGACTTTTTCTCTCGTGTTTCCGCTTTCCGCCGTTTTGCTGGCAGAAAAAATTGTGTATCCCTTATCCCGAAAAGAGGTCTTGCGCGCCTTTCTCCTCGATGATGAATGCCCCCAATGGGAAGTGTGGATGCAAACGTGGCATGAAAAATATGGCGAGGAAAATATCTCTCTCATGGATGCCCAAGATTGTCTGCCTTCCGGCTTTGGGGCGGAGGTGACACTGGACCCGAATAAATTTTCTTAA
- the otsB gene encoding trehalose-phosphatase: protein MFLDFDGTLSPIAGDPNDAILPPDVKRWLQKLSKKRNIKIGIVTGRALPDIKQKVGLKNIIYAANHGMEIFYNGRHLLKKGHAYKRPIRILAGALRDSMSGISGAIV from the coding sequence TTGTTTCTGGATTTCGACGGCACTCTTTCCCCGATAGCAGGAGATCCCAATGATGCCATTCTTCCTCCCGATGTAAAGCGGTGGCTCCAAAAATTATCCAAAAAAAGAAATATCAAAATAGGGATAGTGACGGGAAGGGCGTTGCCAGACATCAAACAAAAAGTCGGTCTCAAAAACATTATTTATGCCGCCAATCATGGAATGGAAATTTTTTATAACGGAAGGCATCTTTTAAAAAAGGGACACGCTTATAAAAGACCTATTCGGATTCTGGCGGGTGCGTTGCGTGACTCGATGTCGGGTATTTCCGGTGCCATCGT